Proteins from one Danaus plexippus chromosome 18 unlocalized genomic scaffold, MEX_DaPlex mxdp_20, whole genome shotgun sequence genomic window:
- the LOC116773194 gene encoding AMP deaminase 2 isoform X4 gives MAAGFVGSTKSFPFSFDVDVEEEEPGRLTPHLSKRIGSESPTSAVGAESPRELPNELSAPYEVPQFPIEQIEKKLLIQRQLNVKAAECGQSARSLAGDAVLEEAAKLRATDDDFDVVLPHFQRVAISGEDTSGVPLEDLQQASSYLVQALEIRKRYMDMSQQSFCSITARFLRSMDSEAAANHTPSVSVQKHIADHMVHPPFKANKDPWEGPTPSAKDYTIKADDGVFNLYRQTEAGEERVPYEYVKLPQFIQDKNTMCTMIADGPLKSFCYRRLSYLSSKFQLHVLLNELRELASQKAVPHRDFYNIRKVDTHIHAASCMNQKHLLRFIKKTLKKHADEVVTLHKGSPMTLKAVFQSMNLSTYDLTVDMLDVHADRNTFHRFDKFNAKYNPIGESRLREVFLKTDNHMNGKYFARIIKEVASDLEESKYQNAELRLSIYGKSPGEWAKLAKWAIHYDVHSDNVRWLIQIPRLYDIFKSNKIMNNFQEFLSNIFLPLFEVTRDPNSNIELHKFLTHVVGFDSVDDESKPENPMLEADVREPRAWADDENPPYAYYLYYMYANITVLNHFRKEQGLNTFVLRPHCGEAGPVQHLVCGFMLAENISHGLLLRKVPVLQYLYYLSQISIAMSPLSNNSLFLNYHRNPLPEFLARGLCVTLSTDDPLQFHFTKEPLMEEYSIAAQVWKLSSCDMCELARNSVLMSGFPHEMKQYWLGPNYTKEGVAGNDITRTNVPDIRISFRYETLLDELTNMFKIQRTGTPLPP, from the exons GTAGTGAAAGTCCAACGAGCGCGGTGGGGGCGGAATCGCCGCGGGAGCTCCCAAATGAGCTCTCAGCCCCTTACGAAGTCCCTCAGTTCCCCATAGAACAGATAGAGAAGAAGCTCCTCATACAACGACAGTTAAATGTCAA GGCAGCAGAATGTGGTCAGTCAGCACGCTCCCTGGCCGGAGACGCCGTGCTGGAGGAGGCGGCGAAGCTTCGGGCCACTGACGATGACTTCGACGTCGTCCTACCACACTTCCAACGGGTGGCCATCAGCGGAGAAGACACGTCGGGG GTACCGCTGGAGGATCTCCAGCAGGCGTCCTCGTACCTGGTCCAAGCTCTAGAAATCCGTAAGCGCTACATGGACATGTCCCAGCAAAGTTTCTGCAGCATCACGGCTCGGTTCCTCCGTAGCATGGACAGCGAGGCTGCCGCCAACCACACGCCCAGCGTGTCCGTGCAAAAACATATCGCTG ATCACATGGTCCACCCGCCATTCAAAGCTAACAAGGATCCGTGGGAGGGGCCCACTCCTTCCGCCAAGGATTACACCATCAAGGCGGACGACGGGGTGTTCAACCTGTACCGGCAGACCGAGGCCGGCGAGGAGCGGGTGCCCTACGAGTACGTCAAGCTGCCGCAGTTCATACAGGACAAGAACACCATGTGTACCATGATAGCTGACGGACCGCT TAAGTCGTTCTGCTACCGTCGCCTCAGCTACCTGTCGTCCAAGTTCCAGCTGCACGTGTTACTGAACGAACTGCGCGAGCTGGCCTCGCAGAAGGCGGTGCCGCACAGGGACTTCTACAACATACG GAAAGTGGACACACACATCCACGCGGCCTCCTGTATGAACCAGAAGCACCTTCTGCGGTTCATTAAGAAGACGCTCAAGAAACACGCTGATGAG GTGGTGACGCTCCACAAGGGCTCCCCTATGACCCTGAAGGCCGTCTTCCAGTCCATGAACCTCAGCACCTACGACCTCACCGTAGACATGCTGGACGTACACGCG GACCGAAACACCTTCCATCGATTCGACAAGTTCAACGCCAAGTACAACCCCATCGGAGAGTCGCGGCTGAGGGAGGTGTTCCTCAAGACCGACAACCACATGAACGGGAAGTACTTCGCACGGATTATTAAG GAGGTGGCGTCAGATCTGGAGGAGAGTAAGTACCAGAACGCCGAACTCCGTCTCTCCATCTACGGCAAGAGTCCCGGCGAGTGGGCCAAGCTGGCCAAGTGGGCCATCCACTATGACGTGCACTCAGACAACGTCCGCTGGCTCATACAGATACCGCGACTATA CGACATCTTCAAGTCGAACAAGATAATGAACAACTTCCAGGAGTTCCTGAGCAACATCTTCCTCCCCCTGTTCGAGGTGACCCGGGACCCCAACAGTAACATCGAGCTGCACAAGTTCCTTACC CACGTGGTAGGCTTCGACAGTGTGGACGACGAGTCCAAGCCCGAGAACCCGATGCTGGAGGCGGACGTGCGCGAGCCGCGGGCCTGGGCCGACGACGAGAACCCGCCCTACGCCTACTACCTGTACTACATGTACGCTAACATCACCGTGCTCAACCACTTCCGGAA GGAGCAGGGTCTGAACACGTTCGTGCTCCGTCCTCACTGCGGGGAGGCCGGGCCCGTGCAGCACCTGGTGTGCGGCTTCATGCTGGCCGAGAACATCTCGCACGGACTGCTGCTGAGGAAG GTGCCGGTGTTGCAGTACCTGTACTACCTATCCCAGATCTCCATCGCCATGTCGCCCCTCAGCAACAACTCCCTCTTCCTCAACTACCACCGCAACCCCTTGCCGGAGTTCCTCGCCCGCGGTCTCTGCGTCACCCTCAGCACGGATGACCCGCTGCAGTTCCACTTCACCAAG GAACCCCTGATGGAGGAGTACAGTATCGCTGCCCAGGTGTGGAAGCTGAGCTCCTGTGACATGTGCGAGCTCGCCCGGAACTCCGTGCTCATGTCGGGATTCCCTCATGAG ATGAAGCAGTACTGGCTCGGTCCCAACTACACCAAGGAGGGAGTGGCCGGCAACGACATCACACGCACCAACGTCCCCGACATCCGCATCTCCTTCCGCTACGAGACCCTGCTGGACGAGCTCACTAACATGTTCAAG ataCAGCGGACTGGCACGCCCTTACCGCCATAA
- the LOC116773194 gene encoding AMP deaminase 2 isoform X3: MSSRGVQDGSRSPLIITDPFFDDRRSESPTSAVGAESPRELPNELSAPYEVPQFPIEQIEKKLLIQRQLNVKAAECGQSARSLAGDAVLEEAAKLRATDDDFDVVLPHFQRVAISGEDTSGVPLEDLQQASSYLVQALEIRKRYMDMSQQSFCSITARFLRSMDSEAAANHTPSVSVQKHIADHMVHPPFKANKDPWEGPTPSAKDYTIKADDGVFNLYRQTEAGEERVPYEYVKLPQFIQDKNTMCTMIADGPLKSFCYRRLSYLSSKFQLHVLLNELRELASQKAVPHRDFYNIRKVDTHIHAASCMNQKHLLRFIKKTLKKHADEVVTLHKGSPMTLKAVFQSMNLSTYDLTVDMLDVHADRNTFHRFDKFNAKYNPIGESRLREVFLKTDNHMNGKYFARIIKEVASDLEESKYQNAELRLSIYGKSPGEWAKLAKWAIHYDVHSDNVRWLIQIPRLYDIFKSNKIMNNFQEFLSNIFLPLFEVTRDPNSNIELHKFLTHVVGFDSVDDESKPENPMLEADVREPRAWADDENPPYAYYLYYMYANITVLNHFRKEQGLNTFVLRPHCGEAGPVQHLVCGFMLAENISHGLLLRKVPVLQYLYYLSQISIAMSPLSNNSLFLNYHRNPLPEFLARGLCVTLSTDDPLQFHFTKEPLMEEYSIAAQVWKLSSCDMCELARNSVLMSGFPHEMKQYWLGPNYTKEGVAGNDITRTNVPDIRISFRYETLLDELTNMFKFRHNPHQNGVRPPTPPTPDMKVVSLKRPSLV; the protein is encoded by the exons GTAGTGAAAGTCCAACGAGCGCGGTGGGGGCGGAATCGCCGCGGGAGCTCCCAAATGAGCTCTCAGCCCCTTACGAAGTCCCTCAGTTCCCCATAGAACAGATAGAGAAGAAGCTCCTCATACAACGACAGTTAAATGTCAA GGCAGCAGAATGTGGTCAGTCAGCACGCTCCCTGGCCGGAGACGCCGTGCTGGAGGAGGCGGCGAAGCTTCGGGCCACTGACGATGACTTCGACGTCGTCCTACCACACTTCCAACGGGTGGCCATCAGCGGAGAAGACACGTCGGGG GTACCGCTGGAGGATCTCCAGCAGGCGTCCTCGTACCTGGTCCAAGCTCTAGAAATCCGTAAGCGCTACATGGACATGTCCCAGCAAAGTTTCTGCAGCATCACGGCTCGGTTCCTCCGTAGCATGGACAGCGAGGCTGCCGCCAACCACACGCCCAGCGTGTCCGTGCAAAAACATATCGCTG ATCACATGGTCCACCCGCCATTCAAAGCTAACAAGGATCCGTGGGAGGGGCCCACTCCTTCCGCCAAGGATTACACCATCAAGGCGGACGACGGGGTGTTCAACCTGTACCGGCAGACCGAGGCCGGCGAGGAGCGGGTGCCCTACGAGTACGTCAAGCTGCCGCAGTTCATACAGGACAAGAACACCATGTGTACCATGATAGCTGACGGACCGCT TAAGTCGTTCTGCTACCGTCGCCTCAGCTACCTGTCGTCCAAGTTCCAGCTGCACGTGTTACTGAACGAACTGCGCGAGCTGGCCTCGCAGAAGGCGGTGCCGCACAGGGACTTCTACAACATACG GAAAGTGGACACACACATCCACGCGGCCTCCTGTATGAACCAGAAGCACCTTCTGCGGTTCATTAAGAAGACGCTCAAGAAACACGCTGATGAG GTGGTGACGCTCCACAAGGGCTCCCCTATGACCCTGAAGGCCGTCTTCCAGTCCATGAACCTCAGCACCTACGACCTCACCGTAGACATGCTGGACGTACACGCG GACCGAAACACCTTCCATCGATTCGACAAGTTCAACGCCAAGTACAACCCCATCGGAGAGTCGCGGCTGAGGGAGGTGTTCCTCAAGACCGACAACCACATGAACGGGAAGTACTTCGCACGGATTATTAAG GAGGTGGCGTCAGATCTGGAGGAGAGTAAGTACCAGAACGCCGAACTCCGTCTCTCCATCTACGGCAAGAGTCCCGGCGAGTGGGCCAAGCTGGCCAAGTGGGCCATCCACTATGACGTGCACTCAGACAACGTCCGCTGGCTCATACAGATACCGCGACTATA CGACATCTTCAAGTCGAACAAGATAATGAACAACTTCCAGGAGTTCCTGAGCAACATCTTCCTCCCCCTGTTCGAGGTGACCCGGGACCCCAACAGTAACATCGAGCTGCACAAGTTCCTTACC CACGTGGTAGGCTTCGACAGTGTGGACGACGAGTCCAAGCCCGAGAACCCGATGCTGGAGGCGGACGTGCGCGAGCCGCGGGCCTGGGCCGACGACGAGAACCCGCCCTACGCCTACTACCTGTACTACATGTACGCTAACATCACCGTGCTCAACCACTTCCGGAA GGAGCAGGGTCTGAACACGTTCGTGCTCCGTCCTCACTGCGGGGAGGCCGGGCCCGTGCAGCACCTGGTGTGCGGCTTCATGCTGGCCGAGAACATCTCGCACGGACTGCTGCTGAGGAAG GTGCCGGTGTTGCAGTACCTGTACTACCTATCCCAGATCTCCATCGCCATGTCGCCCCTCAGCAACAACTCCCTCTTCCTCAACTACCACCGCAACCCCTTGCCGGAGTTCCTCGCCCGCGGTCTCTGCGTCACCCTCAGCACGGATGACCCGCTGCAGTTCCACTTCACCAAG GAACCCCTGATGGAGGAGTACAGTATCGCTGCCCAGGTGTGGAAGCTGAGCTCCTGTGACATGTGCGAGCTCGCCCGGAACTCCGTGCTCATGTCGGGATTCCCTCATGAG ATGAAGCAGTACTGGCTCGGTCCCAACTACACCAAGGAGGGAGTGGCCGGCAACGACATCACACGCACCAACGTCCCCGACATCCGCATCTCCTTCCGCTACGAGACCCTGCTGGACGAGCTCACTAACATGTTCAAG TTCCGTCACAATCCACATCAGAACGGCGTCCGTCCGCCGACGCCTCCTACACCCGACATGAAGGTGGTTAGCCTCAAGAGACCCTCGcttgtttaa
- the LOC116773194 gene encoding AMP deaminase 2 isoform X1, producing MAAGFVGSTKSFPFSFDVDVEEEEPGRLTPHLSKRIGSESPTSAVGAESPRELPNELSAPYEVPQFPIEQIEKKLLIQRQLNVKAAECGQSARSLAGDAVLEEAAKLRATDDDFDVVLPHFQRVAISGEDTSGVPLEDLQQASSYLVQALEIRKRYMDMSQQSFCSITARFLRSMDSEAAANHTPSVSVQKHIADHMVHPPFKANKDPWEGPTPSAKDYTIKADDGVFNLYRQTEAGEERVPYEYVKLPQFIQDKNTMCTMIADGPLKSFCYRRLSYLSSKFQLHVLLNELRELASQKAVPHRDFYNIRKVDTHIHAASCMNQKHLLRFIKKTLKKHADEVVTLHKGSPMTLKAVFQSMNLSTYDLTVDMLDVHADRNTFHRFDKFNAKYNPIGESRLREVFLKTDNHMNGKYFARIIKEVASDLEESKYQNAELRLSIYGKSPGEWAKLAKWAIHYDVHSDNVRWLIQIPRLYDIFKSNKIMNNFQEFLSNIFLPLFEVTRDPNSNIELHKFLTHVVGFDSVDDESKPENPMLEADVREPRAWADDENPPYAYYLYYMYANITVLNHFRKEQGLNTFVLRPHCGEAGPVQHLVCGFMLAENISHGLLLRKVPVLQYLYYLSQISIAMSPLSNNSLFLNYHRNPLPEFLARGLCVTLSTDDPLQFHFTKEPLMEEYSIAAQVWKLSSCDMCELARNSVLMSGFPHEMKQYWLGPNYTKEGVAGNDITRTNVPDIRISFRYETLLDELTNMFKFRHNPHQNGVRPPTPPTPDMKVVSLKRPSLV from the exons GTAGTGAAAGTCCAACGAGCGCGGTGGGGGCGGAATCGCCGCGGGAGCTCCCAAATGAGCTCTCAGCCCCTTACGAAGTCCCTCAGTTCCCCATAGAACAGATAGAGAAGAAGCTCCTCATACAACGACAGTTAAATGTCAA GGCAGCAGAATGTGGTCAGTCAGCACGCTCCCTGGCCGGAGACGCCGTGCTGGAGGAGGCGGCGAAGCTTCGGGCCACTGACGATGACTTCGACGTCGTCCTACCACACTTCCAACGGGTGGCCATCAGCGGAGAAGACACGTCGGGG GTACCGCTGGAGGATCTCCAGCAGGCGTCCTCGTACCTGGTCCAAGCTCTAGAAATCCGTAAGCGCTACATGGACATGTCCCAGCAAAGTTTCTGCAGCATCACGGCTCGGTTCCTCCGTAGCATGGACAGCGAGGCTGCCGCCAACCACACGCCCAGCGTGTCCGTGCAAAAACATATCGCTG ATCACATGGTCCACCCGCCATTCAAAGCTAACAAGGATCCGTGGGAGGGGCCCACTCCTTCCGCCAAGGATTACACCATCAAGGCGGACGACGGGGTGTTCAACCTGTACCGGCAGACCGAGGCCGGCGAGGAGCGGGTGCCCTACGAGTACGTCAAGCTGCCGCAGTTCATACAGGACAAGAACACCATGTGTACCATGATAGCTGACGGACCGCT TAAGTCGTTCTGCTACCGTCGCCTCAGCTACCTGTCGTCCAAGTTCCAGCTGCACGTGTTACTGAACGAACTGCGCGAGCTGGCCTCGCAGAAGGCGGTGCCGCACAGGGACTTCTACAACATACG GAAAGTGGACACACACATCCACGCGGCCTCCTGTATGAACCAGAAGCACCTTCTGCGGTTCATTAAGAAGACGCTCAAGAAACACGCTGATGAG GTGGTGACGCTCCACAAGGGCTCCCCTATGACCCTGAAGGCCGTCTTCCAGTCCATGAACCTCAGCACCTACGACCTCACCGTAGACATGCTGGACGTACACGCG GACCGAAACACCTTCCATCGATTCGACAAGTTCAACGCCAAGTACAACCCCATCGGAGAGTCGCGGCTGAGGGAGGTGTTCCTCAAGACCGACAACCACATGAACGGGAAGTACTTCGCACGGATTATTAAG GAGGTGGCGTCAGATCTGGAGGAGAGTAAGTACCAGAACGCCGAACTCCGTCTCTCCATCTACGGCAAGAGTCCCGGCGAGTGGGCCAAGCTGGCCAAGTGGGCCATCCACTATGACGTGCACTCAGACAACGTCCGCTGGCTCATACAGATACCGCGACTATA CGACATCTTCAAGTCGAACAAGATAATGAACAACTTCCAGGAGTTCCTGAGCAACATCTTCCTCCCCCTGTTCGAGGTGACCCGGGACCCCAACAGTAACATCGAGCTGCACAAGTTCCTTACC CACGTGGTAGGCTTCGACAGTGTGGACGACGAGTCCAAGCCCGAGAACCCGATGCTGGAGGCGGACGTGCGCGAGCCGCGGGCCTGGGCCGACGACGAGAACCCGCCCTACGCCTACTACCTGTACTACATGTACGCTAACATCACCGTGCTCAACCACTTCCGGAA GGAGCAGGGTCTGAACACGTTCGTGCTCCGTCCTCACTGCGGGGAGGCCGGGCCCGTGCAGCACCTGGTGTGCGGCTTCATGCTGGCCGAGAACATCTCGCACGGACTGCTGCTGAGGAAG GTGCCGGTGTTGCAGTACCTGTACTACCTATCCCAGATCTCCATCGCCATGTCGCCCCTCAGCAACAACTCCCTCTTCCTCAACTACCACCGCAACCCCTTGCCGGAGTTCCTCGCCCGCGGTCTCTGCGTCACCCTCAGCACGGATGACCCGCTGCAGTTCCACTTCACCAAG GAACCCCTGATGGAGGAGTACAGTATCGCTGCCCAGGTGTGGAAGCTGAGCTCCTGTGACATGTGCGAGCTCGCCCGGAACTCCGTGCTCATGTCGGGATTCCCTCATGAG ATGAAGCAGTACTGGCTCGGTCCCAACTACACCAAGGAGGGAGTGGCCGGCAACGACATCACACGCACCAACGTCCCCGACATCCGCATCTCCTTCCGCTACGAGACCCTGCTGGACGAGCTCACTAACATGTTCAAG TTCCGTCACAATCCACATCAGAACGGCGTCCGTCCGCCGACGCCTCCTACACCCGACATGAAGGTGGTTAGCCTCAAGAGACCCTCGcttgtttaa
- the LOC116773194 gene encoding AMP deaminase 2 isoform X2 — protein MYSFDKDLWHVRARPTGSQDDTKEENRSESPTSAVGAESPRELPNELSAPYEVPQFPIEQIEKKLLIQRQLNVKAAECGQSARSLAGDAVLEEAAKLRATDDDFDVVLPHFQRVAISGEDTSGVPLEDLQQASSYLVQALEIRKRYMDMSQQSFCSITARFLRSMDSEAAANHTPSVSVQKHIADHMVHPPFKANKDPWEGPTPSAKDYTIKADDGVFNLYRQTEAGEERVPYEYVKLPQFIQDKNTMCTMIADGPLKSFCYRRLSYLSSKFQLHVLLNELRELASQKAVPHRDFYNIRKVDTHIHAASCMNQKHLLRFIKKTLKKHADEVVTLHKGSPMTLKAVFQSMNLSTYDLTVDMLDVHADRNTFHRFDKFNAKYNPIGESRLREVFLKTDNHMNGKYFARIIKEVASDLEESKYQNAELRLSIYGKSPGEWAKLAKWAIHYDVHSDNVRWLIQIPRLYDIFKSNKIMNNFQEFLSNIFLPLFEVTRDPNSNIELHKFLTHVVGFDSVDDESKPENPMLEADVREPRAWADDENPPYAYYLYYMYANITVLNHFRKEQGLNTFVLRPHCGEAGPVQHLVCGFMLAENISHGLLLRKVPVLQYLYYLSQISIAMSPLSNNSLFLNYHRNPLPEFLARGLCVTLSTDDPLQFHFTKEPLMEEYSIAAQVWKLSSCDMCELARNSVLMSGFPHEMKQYWLGPNYTKEGVAGNDITRTNVPDIRISFRYETLLDELTNMFKFRHNPHQNGVRPPTPPTPDMKVVSLKRPSLV, from the exons ATGTATAGCTTCGACAAGGATCTGTGGCACGTGAGAGCGCGCCCGACAGGCTCCCAGGATGATACCAAGGAAGAaaatc GTAGTGAAAGTCCAACGAGCGCGGTGGGGGCGGAATCGCCGCGGGAGCTCCCAAATGAGCTCTCAGCCCCTTACGAAGTCCCTCAGTTCCCCATAGAACAGATAGAGAAGAAGCTCCTCATACAACGACAGTTAAATGTCAA GGCAGCAGAATGTGGTCAGTCAGCACGCTCCCTGGCCGGAGACGCCGTGCTGGAGGAGGCGGCGAAGCTTCGGGCCACTGACGATGACTTCGACGTCGTCCTACCACACTTCCAACGGGTGGCCATCAGCGGAGAAGACACGTCGGGG GTACCGCTGGAGGATCTCCAGCAGGCGTCCTCGTACCTGGTCCAAGCTCTAGAAATCCGTAAGCGCTACATGGACATGTCCCAGCAAAGTTTCTGCAGCATCACGGCTCGGTTCCTCCGTAGCATGGACAGCGAGGCTGCCGCCAACCACACGCCCAGCGTGTCCGTGCAAAAACATATCGCTG ATCACATGGTCCACCCGCCATTCAAAGCTAACAAGGATCCGTGGGAGGGGCCCACTCCTTCCGCCAAGGATTACACCATCAAGGCGGACGACGGGGTGTTCAACCTGTACCGGCAGACCGAGGCCGGCGAGGAGCGGGTGCCCTACGAGTACGTCAAGCTGCCGCAGTTCATACAGGACAAGAACACCATGTGTACCATGATAGCTGACGGACCGCT TAAGTCGTTCTGCTACCGTCGCCTCAGCTACCTGTCGTCCAAGTTCCAGCTGCACGTGTTACTGAACGAACTGCGCGAGCTGGCCTCGCAGAAGGCGGTGCCGCACAGGGACTTCTACAACATACG GAAAGTGGACACACACATCCACGCGGCCTCCTGTATGAACCAGAAGCACCTTCTGCGGTTCATTAAGAAGACGCTCAAGAAACACGCTGATGAG GTGGTGACGCTCCACAAGGGCTCCCCTATGACCCTGAAGGCCGTCTTCCAGTCCATGAACCTCAGCACCTACGACCTCACCGTAGACATGCTGGACGTACACGCG GACCGAAACACCTTCCATCGATTCGACAAGTTCAACGCCAAGTACAACCCCATCGGAGAGTCGCGGCTGAGGGAGGTGTTCCTCAAGACCGACAACCACATGAACGGGAAGTACTTCGCACGGATTATTAAG GAGGTGGCGTCAGATCTGGAGGAGAGTAAGTACCAGAACGCCGAACTCCGTCTCTCCATCTACGGCAAGAGTCCCGGCGAGTGGGCCAAGCTGGCCAAGTGGGCCATCCACTATGACGTGCACTCAGACAACGTCCGCTGGCTCATACAGATACCGCGACTATA CGACATCTTCAAGTCGAACAAGATAATGAACAACTTCCAGGAGTTCCTGAGCAACATCTTCCTCCCCCTGTTCGAGGTGACCCGGGACCCCAACAGTAACATCGAGCTGCACAAGTTCCTTACC CACGTGGTAGGCTTCGACAGTGTGGACGACGAGTCCAAGCCCGAGAACCCGATGCTGGAGGCGGACGTGCGCGAGCCGCGGGCCTGGGCCGACGACGAGAACCCGCCCTACGCCTACTACCTGTACTACATGTACGCTAACATCACCGTGCTCAACCACTTCCGGAA GGAGCAGGGTCTGAACACGTTCGTGCTCCGTCCTCACTGCGGGGAGGCCGGGCCCGTGCAGCACCTGGTGTGCGGCTTCATGCTGGCCGAGAACATCTCGCACGGACTGCTGCTGAGGAAG GTGCCGGTGTTGCAGTACCTGTACTACCTATCCCAGATCTCCATCGCCATGTCGCCCCTCAGCAACAACTCCCTCTTCCTCAACTACCACCGCAACCCCTTGCCGGAGTTCCTCGCCCGCGGTCTCTGCGTCACCCTCAGCACGGATGACCCGCTGCAGTTCCACTTCACCAAG GAACCCCTGATGGAGGAGTACAGTATCGCTGCCCAGGTGTGGAAGCTGAGCTCCTGTGACATGTGCGAGCTCGCCCGGAACTCCGTGCTCATGTCGGGATTCCCTCATGAG ATGAAGCAGTACTGGCTCGGTCCCAACTACACCAAGGAGGGAGTGGCCGGCAACGACATCACACGCACCAACGTCCCCGACATCCGCATCTCCTTCCGCTACGAGACCCTGCTGGACGAGCTCACTAACATGTTCAAG TTCCGTCACAATCCACATCAGAACGGCGTCCGTCCGCCGACGCCTCCTACACCCGACATGAAGGTGGTTAGCCTCAAGAGACCCTCGcttgtttaa